In Fragaria vesca subsp. vesca linkage group LG5, FraVesHawaii_1.0, whole genome shotgun sequence, the genomic stretch TCGACTAATTTTGGGAAGCTAGGATATCAAATTGACAGAAATAAAAGCTAGGGTAGTAAATTGACAATTAAACCAATATGTTTCGCATACTTATGTAAGGACAGGATATGAATGTGTGATACCAAAATAATACCTTTGTAATGTAAAATACCAAAATGTTGAACCTGTGAAATGTTAGATACTATCTACATTTTTCTCCCATTGGGTGTATAATGACCAGCTTTTCATGATCACCATCACCTAAAAATAAGCGTGAGCGATTAAATAAGTTTACCATATTATACAGTTATACATCCTACCAACTGATAGTTTTTATGAATATCTATTTATTTAATTTGTTTTTATTTTTATTTTTCTTTTACAATTGATTCATTCATAGTAATTATGGAAGTTGATAACTTGATGAAGTTTTGAGGGCCTGGCTTTAGTAGTAGAGATAGAGATAAAGTGTAGAGGTTGCAACAGGGTCTGGCTTTACTAGTAGAGATAGAGATAAAGTGTAAAGGTTGCAACAAGCAATCTCCAATATACACTTAGAAGGAATCCCAAACATCGCGTGCTAAATGATAAGGTGCAAATCGCAATATGGAGTTATGTAGCTGTGTGCTGTTACGCTCAAGTTGCACTAGCCTAATCTCCATATTCAGCAGTCTAACTTTCAATTTTTAAGTGACAAAATGAATTTCAGAGGCATATTACAACATTTGGAACGGGAGTAGGCGATGTGGAACTTCTAACATCCAAACTCGTCATTATCTCTATCAGAGAAGAACTAGATTTCCTGAACTAAATAAAACCAATGATAAGACTGAAAATAGCTAATACTAACCGGAAAGCCTATCAATTTCACATTTACTTGATATAAAACCATCATATGTTTGGGTTGCACATATACTTCAGGAGCCTAAATCAAAAGTTTTTTCAAAAGAATTTGGACCGCAATATGGAGCCTAAATCAGTCTAGAACTTCAGGAGCCAAAACATATGAATTTCAACTGAATTTACAATCATAGTCAAGATCTCTAGTCAATGGAGAAGCAATAACAAACAACAAGGCGAAAATTAAATAAACCACCAAATCAACGCTTTGAAAACTGGGGGGCTTTGCGAGCTTTCTTCAAACCAGGTTTCTTCCTCTCAACAACTCTGGAGTCCCTGGTTAACAGACCTTCCTTTCTCAGAGGTCTTCTGTGGTCCTCACTTACCTTAAGCAATGCTCGAGCAATACCAAGCGATATAGCTTGAGCCTGACCAGAAAGGCCGCCACCATGAGCCTTGACAAACACATCATAGTTACTTTCATATCCCAAAGTAACCAATGGAACTTTGACATATTGTAACCACAATGGATTGCCTTGAAGATATTCCTGCACAGCATTAAAGAACACCATAAACAAAAAACAGTAAAACAAGACTAACAGGATAATGTGACAGAATAAGCACAAATTTAAAACAGCAATATGCTAGAAGGAACCCAGAAGCCCCATGCATGACATTAATCATAGGTATTGGCAAACAGCTAATAAAAAAGAAGGCATCATGCTACAAATCATTGATCTTCGCACTATGCAAAATTATCTTTTTCCTTATACAAAAAACAGAGAAAAGAAAATTCTACAAGCAAATGTAGAAACAGCATTTGAACATAATTATCTCTAACTGTTTCAATTACGATTTTGGATTAGAAAAATGGAAAACTACCTTGGCATCACGATAGTTGATTACAACTTTGCCAGTGCCCTCTTGGAGTACAACACGAGCAATTGCACATTTTCGCCGACCAGTACCAATGATTGTCTGAGCTGCAAACCCACCAGGAAGCCTCGATTTCACATATTTCTTCAGGTTCACTGTCTCCACCTCTGGAGAAGCTACGGTGGCAGAGACAACAAGCCGAGGCAGACGGCTAGGAGTTCCACATATGTTTGCAACAGAGGCTGATCTGGAACGGAGAAATGAAACAGTGGTAGGTTTCTGTGCAACATTGGATGAAAAAGAGAGAGAAGAGAGGGAGGAAGTGAGGGCTAGTATGGAAGCCGTCATTTTGCCCTATCTCTACTCTATGGAATTAGTTCTGCAAGCTCCCAGCTGAGAAGGACTTTCCTGAAACAGGTGTAAAATAATCAATAAGAGCATGAGAAATTTCAAATGAAAAACACATCAGCTTATCAAATTAATTCAAAAGATAATGCCCTTTCCATAGCTTTTTCTTCCAAACATAAACTGATAAACATACACTGATCTGTCTCTCTTGTAATCAAGAGAGCACAAGATAACTTTATCTCTATAGAGATAATGAAAACTGACATAATAACAATGTCCTTCTCGGATAAAAGTATTGTCACTATGAATCTAGAAATAGATTGCATGTGTGAAGTAAAAGCTTGCATTTTTTTTGAAGATACATCTTACTATGGTTGATACTTGATTCTGTTAGATATAGAGAGAGCTTAAGTTGAGTTGGTATGATTTTTTCAATAAAGATTCCAAACTTATCACTTCTAATCAGTATAACAATATCAAATATGCTTAACAAATTGAAATGTCTGATAAATTAACAAAACAAGCACCAAAACAAAGAAACCATATGAGAAAGTTGATTCAAGATTTCAAGCACAAATAAAATAAACCCAGTTCCATTACATATAGAGTCGCAATGAAACTGAAGGAGGAAAAAGACCATCAAAACCCAACTAAATTGTCAGATTCTTGGAGCAAAAAAAGCCCAAAATCTACTTGAGAAATGAATCGGAACCCGAAGCAGACTAATAATTCTAGAATTCAAGCAAAGACCCATATAGAATCTAAGATGTTACACACACCTGATGCCGCCGCAACCAAATGGAGTCTCACTGAGTTGGATTGATAAGAGTGTTTTGGAATTAGGGACGGGTAAGAGTGAGCATTGAAGGATGGGCAAGGTGGATCGTAGAGAGGCCACGAAGTGGATTGAGAGACCTGCCATCTGGATAAGGCATAAGGCTTTTAAATTTTTATTTTACTTTATTTTCCATGTAATTCAATTTTATTTTTTAGAGTATCAATGGTATCCCAAATTATTTCTGGGCTAGAGACTAATCGTGTTGAGAGATCATGTCAGAACGCTTCCTCTCTCTTGTTATTAAGAATATTGGGATTAACTCTTATTAGCGTCGGCATGATTTGAACCTGGGTATGAGAGTTTCACACCAAAGCTCTTACCAACTCGACCACATGTGATGGTTCATGTAAATTCATCTTTGTTGTGTAAAAGTTAATTAAGAAATAGAAAGCTAATTCGTAAATGAAAGATGTCTACCGAGTTTTCAGGAACGCTATGTCATTTACAACCCCGGCGTTTTTTGGATGCTTTAAAAGCCTTGTTAACCCAAAATGATTTAGAAAGATTTTTCTTTAATTAGAGTCTAAATCGTAACGTTGATCTTTCCGGAACGCCCTCTTGGGTTAAACAGACAGCTTTCTTTCAAAACTTTTCTCCAAGACATAGACCTTTTGCGAGTCAAGCTACTTAATTTTAGAACTTGTTCTTGAATTCTCATCTATTAAGGTTTTCCTTAAAAGGTCACGATAAAGATATTTTTTAGCTAGATTTATTAATAGTTAAGTTTAAAGTAGCGAAATTTGGACTTTTGCTCATATAGTGCTAGACATAAAACATAAAACATAAATCATAGGTGTTATGTCTTGCCAGTTTTTAATATTTTATGGTTGTCTCTTCTTTGTATCACAACCTCGAGCTTCAGAATACTGATGGCTCTTTCAGAGAGTCACGCTCATTTATAAAGAAGGTAACATTGTTGCTGATGAGCTGGCACCCACCATGTACAATGTCTTTTTGATCAACAAGATTGGCGGTAGACCAAATGCTTATACCCAGACAGGTATCAAGAGAATTGGCGCCACGCTGCATCGATACGACCATCATAGTTCGCTTGGACGAAGAGCGTCTTCTCATGCAACAAAGGACCACCTCCAAAAAAAAAAAAAGTACTCCCAATGATTTCTCCGTGAATCAGAGAATGTAACGCTTACCTTGGACCCAAACTAGGGAGCGAGGGATCCCATTGTCACCATTAACACCTTTGGTTTTTTCTTCTTCTTCGATAATAACAATCATCCCACCGCAATAGAATGACCTAAGAACACTGCCGCACCGGCTGCGCCAAAGGAGACCCTCTCATTCTCTGAGATAGCGAGCGCAACTGCAAGCTGAAAGACCTTGTAAACTATTAATATTTTCGCTGATTAGAAAATAGTTTGCTAAACTAATATGAAACCAGAGAGAGAGAGAGAAGGAGAGTTTTTTGAATAAACAAATCAAGTCTAATATCTGGTAATTAGAAGCTGCTTTCTTTAAAAGACAAAGAAATAATATTTTATTTCTTGACAAATTTTGTTTTTAAAAGGGTCATAATTTTGGACAAATTTTGTTTTCTTAAAAGAGGACTTCTTTAAAGAGGACAAATTTTGTTTTTAAGAGGGTCATAATTTTGGACAAATTTTGTTTTCTTTTTCTTTTTTTAAAAGAGGACTTCAATCCATTAAATAGTAAAAGTTACATAGAAATATAACTCATCCCTTAAGAGGGCTACAACAAAATTGAGCCATCTATAAAGCCCTAATTAGTCTAAAACTAAACAACAACGATACAATAGACAACCTAACATGCAACTAAAACTTAATAAGCATAAGAAAACATAAAGGCGAATTTCCTGACGATGTTAAAGAAGAAGCCAGAACGAAACCAAGTACTTTCCTGACCAACTTATTCATTGACCCAGAGTATGCCCTACAAACAGACACATTTAGGAATGCAACTTAGACCATCTGATCCAAAACACCAGATAAGTCTAGGCCCAAACCCAGAAAACCCAAGGCCCTAAGTCTAGACCCAATAAAAGGCATAGCACATCTGATATGGGACCCAGATAAGTGGGCACCCAAGCTGCACTTCTGCCACCACCGCCACCCACCCCCACCGCACCACCACTAACATCCCCGATGCCTACTACGTTGCAATGTCGTAACCAACCACTCAACAGCCACCCCCATGATCCGATCCAAACAAAGACCACCAAACCAATCTAAAGTTAGATCAAACTTGACCTACGCCACCTCACATCACCTTAATGTCACCTCTATCGAACCGTGTACGATCTTGCAGACTCGCACTTGACCTGCCGCTTAGTCCATCTACAAAACAATGTACGATGCACCGCTCAAAGCCAATCCAAACCACGACACGAGAAAGCAACCATGAATTCTGCCTCAGCGTCACCGCTTTAGAGCTGCCACACCATGCCGAGATCAATGAAATCTCCTGCAGCCACCCTTCACGATCAGAAGCAGACCTCTAGATCTTAGATTTAACCCGAGATCACTAGCCCACTCAGTCGCCAAAACTGATGTTGTTTCACATGTCGCGGGCCCTTATAACAACACAATACAACGTTGTTCCAAGAGAAAGACTATTGTCGCCGTTGTTCAACCCAAACAAACGTCTTAAGGTTGATCTAAAAGGGTCGGGTGCCAACCTCTCCGTTTTTGGGGATTAATTTTGGACGAATATTAAGCTCTTATAAACAATAAGTAAATGGGAGATAAATGGTGCATAATAGCCGATCATTTTGCTATAAATGTTCCCATTTGTAGAAAACCAAATTGGGGCTCATGTAAAAATAGATATATGGTAAGTTAATGTGTTCAATTAGTTTAAGAAAATGAATTGAGTAGGTATATAAGGATGCATATGCCAGAAAAGAAAAAGACAAAGTCAACATTCCTTCAACCTACATATTGACTTGTGCAATTAAATTGCTTATTGAATTGGCCTCCTCTTTAACCGCCTCCACAAATCGATCCTGCATTCATCAAACTCAATCTTTACAGTTGAACAATATATCAAAGTTAAATTCTAATGCACTCACCCATCAAAGTGGAACCATGATTTAAACATGGGTCCAGACCGATCAAAAAAATTAAAAGAAACTTAAAAAAAAATACAATCAAAAGAAAGAATTACTATATTCGAACTTTTAGCAATTTTTTCTTTTAATTAACTAATTACTTGTCAAGTATAGATACTGTTAAGTATGATTTTTNNNNNNNNNNNNNNNNNNNNCACACACACACACACACACACACACACACTTGTATTCAGCAGTTTCATTACTGAAGGCTTGAGGCAACCACACCACAACCTTTTATTCAAATTAAAAAAACAATGCAATGGTACTAAAATGAATAAATGAAAGTAAGTATAATAAAAAAGTTGAGTAAAACAGTTATGGTAAATTGGTAACTACATCATGCATGTTTAATCAAAAATATTGGAATTAAAGTTGTAACAAGAGAACAATGCGAGGTTTCATCAGCGCCGGCCAACCTACTCTACAACAGTGGGACAATTTGAACCGGCTTGGATTTTTTTTTTTTTGGATCAAATAAACAGCTCAGATACACAACAATAAGTTTGTTGTAAGTCGAACTCACGGCCTCCAACTTATAAGAGGATACTTAATTATGTCACTAGACCAAATGATCTTGATCTTCTTATTTAATGAATTTATTCCAACTTTTCAAAAAACAAAATTTCAGGGTTCGCTAGATGAATGAAAGACTATTCAGTTAAGTTTATTAACATCATATACGTATAATTGTGTCTCTAACTGTATGCTTTGGGGAGAACGGGTCCGGATCTTGTCAGATTTCCGCCCATGACACCCAACAATCAGTGTATGTGTCCGTGTGTGTGTATACACACATACACACACACCTTAGACAATTTACATTTCATGCAACTACTCTTTGTGGATCATTATTATTTTATCATTTCATGGTCAAGATCATATCATTAGAATCTGAATTTATTTGGATATACAAAATATATAATAGTAAGACTTACATGTATAGCTATCATGTGTCCCACTGCTCTCTTACTCGAGTCTTGAAGCTCACCAGCAAGTAGAAGTTCATCCAATATAAAGTAAGCCTACAAGTTCCAGGTACTCTTTTCAAACCCTGAATGAGAGTCCAATGATATACTAATATGACAACAGAGTGAAAAAGATACCTTGTGAAAATTAAAAATCAAATCCAGCTCACAAACCTAATTTGTATACCAGACGACAAAATCACCAAAAATTACAATCATCAGCAGCTATCAGTAAAACACATGTGTCTCATTTATTCATTGATTGCAAAACAATAAGGATTAACAATTCATTTGAGAAACGTACGTACACTGCCAAAATATCGATCGAGTATCTCAACATATTGGTGAATTATTTCAAGAACCTCTAATTCATTGTCCTCTTGGTCAATGCACATGTAGAAATAGAGGCTCGCGTATCTGATCAAGTATATTTCAATTCATGTAAACCAATTAAACTAGCTATTCATAATAGTAATTAGCATTGTTAAAATTTAAATAAGGTTACCCATATGTTGGTGCACAACCTTTTATAGACAACTTTAAGCCCCCTCCATTCTATGAAGTTGCATAACTTGGAGCCTCGGTTGAGTATTACACCACTAAGCTCCCTCATTACCTTTTTTCCACAAAAGCTTGCAAGCATAACTATTAGCACAATAACAATGAAAAACATGAAACTCTCTACCATTACACTAGTTCATTTAAGTTGAGGCTAGGGTGTTATAATTATGCGCCTATAAGAAGCGAGTCAAATGGTTGAACACATACTTAGTAATAAAAGCTAGAGAAACTATATGCGAGTCCGTAATGAATTATACAAGACCTTTTCACTCTTGTTTAATATCTTACTTACTTGAATGTTTTTTATTGTATGTCTTGAAGGAGAAATTAATAGAATCTCTTCATATAAGTGATATAACAATGCAGAGGGACCAAAGTGTGTCGTTGAAAATTGATAAATTTAGTGATTCACCTCTACAAGGAGCTTTCAAAAAATCGCATATTGTTTTACCCTAAGCTTTCAAGAAGCAAATGTTGGTGGGTAACATGTACATGTACAGGTGCAAAAGCAACAAGTGTTAGTCCATCATTTGATTTTAAACTAACAAACAATTTAAAGTTATCAACCATTTTGGGGTATGATGCACTGCTTTATTATATGTAAAAATGAATCGACTGAACAAGTAGAATACATACATATAATAACTTCAACTTAATAGAAAAACAAAGCAAGTTAAAAAGGGTGCATTGCTTAATTTGTTGTGATTCATATGTATGCACATGTTCAATAGTTGTATTAGGATAAAATTATGTGCTCATACTCAATGGAATGGAAACAACCTCGTATTAGGATGATTTATTTGAGTGATTGAGTATGCACCTTAGATCTTTCCTTCTGGGAATAGGTTGAAAACCATTTTGTCAGCCTCACCTTTCCTTGTCGGCTAACAAGAATGACATAATGAATCTGCAACAAGAAGCCATATAACTTGCTTTAGATTGAATGAGTACTTGAAATCGAGAAACACAAATGACAAAGCATTATGCAAAAAATAATTACCATCGCTGATGAAATCTTAAATATGCCAAAACAATGAGCTCAGATTTGGATTTGATAGGATATGTGTATCTTCAAGATTTAGAAATAAATATATGAGATATCTTCCAGTAAAGACCGGAGTAGTCGTTATGCTTTAGATATATTTGCATTTAAAGATTTGACTCTTAAATATTTAATAGATCCGTTTCATTCGCATCTCTCTTTCATTTTTATATGATTCACTATAAGCAAGTAATGCCTCTTTCATATAATAATAATAAGGAAAAATCGTTCAAAGAGTGTCTCACTTTTTAGAGAAGCAAAACTTTAGTATCTTAACTTTCAAAAATTTCAAAAAGATATCTCACGTTATTATACCGACTGAAAAATGATATCTATAACTGTTTGCTCCGTTAAACAAACTAACCGATGAAAGATATTTTCGCTTTTCAATATTTTAATTTTTTTTCATTTCTCTCTCTCTCTCTCAACAATTGAAATTCATCAAAAACCCACTTCATAATCCTTCATTCTCTGTTGTCTCGTTGCAAAATGGTTTTTGTTTGAGAAATTCGTCTGAATGGTATACGAACTTTTGCTCCTTATAAATTTTGGTATATCAAGTTTTAAAAATATAAGATTGGTATCTTATGTTTCATCCCAACCTAAGATTAATATATATCTATGTTGCACGGAAACGGAAACGAGTTTCGGTTTCTGATACGATTTGATACGCCGAACGTCAAAATCAAATATTGTTCGATACGAAACGTGAAAGAAACGTCAAAATTACAATAAATATTATTTTTATTATATATAATTGTAAGTAATAACAAAACTTTCGATAAAATCAAAAGACTCATGACCTTTCTGTATAAAAAAGAGAGTAAAAGACTCATCTTGTTTGGTTCAAAAACAAACTTGTTCCCGGTTTCAATTGCTATATTATCATCAATCATCACTTTATCAACTCTATTAATCAAAAACAAGTCTTATAATTGTTAAGAACATATAAATCCCAGCAAATCTAATGCAGTAGGCCCAGTCCACATCCTTGTAGGCCCAATCCATTTCTAGCACTACTCATCACTTCAACCTGGAGAACAAGTCGTCCATCTGCTCTATATATGTTGAAGTTCAATATATATGTATAACTAGAGTTGATAACCACGCCTTGGCGCGGTATAGTATCCACATTATACATATTTCATATATGTATAAGAGTCATCACAAAAATAATATTTATATAACAAAACTTCTAGTTTTGTGTTATACACTTCTACCAAAAATATAAATGCTCTAATTGTTTTGATTTGTACGTATACAAAAATAACATTTATATAACAAAACATCTAGTCTTGTGTTATACACTTCTACCAAAAATATAAATGCTCCAATTGTTTTGATTTGTACGCATACAAAGCAGAAGAGAAAATGACAGAAATAGTTCCGTGAAACAGCGGGGTAATAGATTAAAGGGTATTGCTATTAATCCATCTATTTTTCTATCCACACATTTTTATTTTAGAATT encodes the following:
- the LOC101296579 gene encoding AP-1 complex subunit sigma-2-like, which produces MRMNIGSGDNGGSGSGKKKSDGYEGWIHYVILVSRQGKVRLTKWFSTYSQKERSKVMRELSGVILNRGSKLCNFIEWRGLKVVYKRYASLYFYMCIDQEDNELEVLEIIHQYVEILDRYFGSVCELDLIFNFHKAYFILDELLLAGELQDSSKRAVGHMIAIHDRFVEAVKEEANSISNLIAQVNM
- the LOC101306723 gene encoding 30S ribosomal protein S9, chloroplastic-like — its product is MTASILALTSSLSSLSFSSNVAQKPTTVSFLRSRSASVANICGTPSRLPRLVVSATVASPEVETVNLKKYVKSRLPGGFAAQTIIGTGRRKCAIARVVLQEGTGKVVINYRDAKEYLQGNPLWLQYVKVPLVTLGYESNYDVFVKAHGGGLSGQAQAISLGIARALLKVSEDHRRPLRKEGLLTRDSRVVERKKPGLKKARKAPQFSKR